The Gloeocapsa sp. DLM2.Bin57 genome window below encodes:
- a CDS encoding phosphorylase kinase — translation MLRHQRLIINSLKLLDLIKSSYFLEDISTIFEFLQQQETFNFPELETGLFSAAILKKEIESTGYDKVWIRDNIHIAHALYVRGETDVAIRNVTSLMDYFKKFQSRFERVIEAEVDSGQAMERPHIRFDGINLAELDQQWGHSQNDALGYFLWFYCKLANEGYLKLQPEDLEILALFPFYFQAIRYWDDEDNGHWEEEPKVEASSIGVVIAGLKELKQLLLKENILVPACQYQDIPVRIQFLNKLIAQGTIVLNHILPAECIQPETKKRRYDAALLFLIYPLQVIDDEIGEQILRDVINNLQGDYGIKRYLGDSYWCADYRQKLPAESRTTDFSQDMGSRDSLLKKGEEAQWCLFDPIISIIFGLKFQKTRQEKYRQEQIYYLNRSLGQLTGEDCPLGEFKCPELYYLENSRYLPNPNTPLLWTQANLSIALKMMEYN, via the coding sequence ATGTTAAGACATCAAAGATTAATCATTAATAGCTTAAAACTTCTAGATTTGATTAAATCAAGCTATTTTTTAGAGGATATCTCCACTATTTTTGAATTTTTACAACAGCAAGAAACTTTCAATTTTCCTGAGTTGGAAACGGGATTATTCTCAGCAGCAATTTTAAAAAAAGAAATCGAATCAACTGGATATGATAAAGTGTGGATAAGAGACAATATACACATAGCTCATGCTCTCTATGTTCGGGGAGAAACTGATGTAGCGATTAGGAACGTAACCTCGTTAATGGATTACTTCAAAAAGTTTCAATCGCGTTTTGAAAGAGTGATTGAAGCTGAAGTAGATTCAGGTCAGGCAATGGAACGTCCTCATATTAGATTTGATGGCATTAATTTGGCGGAACTCGATCAACAATGGGGACACTCACAAAACGATGCCTTGGGATATTTTCTCTGGTTCTACTGCAAGCTAGCTAACGAAGGGTATCTAAAACTTCAGCCAGAAGATTTAGAAATCCTAGCACTTTTTCCCTTTTACTTTCAGGCAATTCGTTACTGGGATGATGAAGATAACGGTCACTGGGAAGAAGAACCAAAAGTAGAAGCATCTAGTATTGGTGTGGTGATAGCAGGACTTAAAGAACTCAAACAACTACTCCTTAAGGAAAATATTCTTGTTCCTGCCTGTCAATATCAGGATATCCCTGTTAGGATTCAGTTTTTGAACAAGTTAATTGCTCAGGGAACAATTGTTCTCAATCATATTCTACCTGCAGAGTGCATTCAACCAGAAACTAAAAAAAGACGTTATGATGCAGCATTGCTTTTTTTGATTTATCCTCTACAAGTGATTGATGATGAGATAGGAGAGCAAATTCTTCGAGATGTCATTAATAACCTTCAAGGCGATTACGGTATTAAGCGATATCTGGGAGATTCTTACTGGTGTGCTGATTATAGGCAGAAACTTCCGGCAGAATCTCGAACAACTGATTTTAGCCAGGATATGGGATCGCGAGATAGCTTGTTAAAAAAGGGAGAAGAGGCACAATGGTGTCTTTTCGATCCGATTATTTCTATTATCTTTGGACTCAAGTTTCAAAAAACTCGCCAAGAAAAATATCGCCAAGAGCAAATTTATTATCTCAATCGCTCTTTAGGACAGCTTACAGGAGAAGATTGTCCCTTGGGCGAGTTCAAATGCCCAGAACTCTACTATCTAGAAAATAGTCGTTATTTACCTAACCCCAATACTCCTCTTTTGTGGACACAGGCTAATTTGAGTATAGCTTTGAAAATGATGGAGTACAACTGA
- a CDS encoding oxidoreductase, with the protein MDKIKFATVWLAGCSGCHMSFLDLDEWLIELAEQVEVVYSPVGCDLKIYPENVDVCLVEGGIANEDNLELIHIVRKNTKTLISFGDCAVTANVPAMRNMLGGAEPVLKRAYLELGDLQRQLPHEPGIVPELLEQVLPVHEIVPVDIYMPGCPPDANRIRATLEPLLKGEQPLMQGREMIKFG; encoded by the coding sequence ATGGATAAGATAAAATTCGCCACCGTTTGGTTAGCAGGTTGTTCTGGTTGTCATATGTCTTTTTTAGACCTAGACGAATGGCTTATAGAACTAGCAGAACAGGTAGAAGTAGTTTATAGTCCCGTAGGATGTGATTTAAAAATCTACCCCGAAAACGTAGATGTCTGTCTAGTTGAAGGTGGTATAGCCAACGAAGATAACCTCGAACTGATTCACATCGTCAGAAAAAATACTAAAACCCTGATCTCTTTTGGGGATTGTGCGGTAACCGCTAACGTACCAGCGATGCGCAATATGTTAGGTGGAGCAGAACCAGTACTCAAACGCGCTTACCTAGAATTAGGTGACCTGCAACGTCAATTACCCCATGAACCAGGTATCGTCCCAGAATTACTCGAACAAGTTCTCCCAGTCCATGAAATTGTTCCTGTAGATATTTATATGCCGGGTTGTCCCCCTGATGCTAATCGTATTCGCGCTACCCTTGAACCCCTACTCAAAGGAGAACAACCTCTAATGCAGGGTCGCGAAATGATTAAGTTTGGTTGA
- a CDS encoding Ni/Fe hydrogenase subunit alpha, which produces MSKTVVIDPITRIEGHAKISVFLDDQGEVSDARFHVVEYRGFEKFCEGRPFTEMAGITARICGICPVSHLLAAAKTGDKILAVQIPTAAVKLRRLMNLGQITQSHALSFFHLSSPDFLLGWDSDPAKRNVFGLIAANPDLARAGIRLRQFGQTIIELLGARKIHAAWTVPGGVRSPLSPESRAWIVERLPESFATINLALDLFKNLLDDFQTEVENFGKFPSLFMGLVSPTGEWEHYDGHLRFSDSEGNIVADNLSEDNYQDFIGESVENWSYLKFPYYKPLGYPDGIYRVGPLARINVCSGFGTEAADRELQELRDRAGGVATSSFFYHYARLVEILGCLERIARLMDDPDLLSPRVRAVGGVNNLNAIGVSEAPRGTLFHHYQVNDNGLIEKVNLIIATGNNNLAMNKTITQIAKHYIHGSEITEGMLNRVEAGIRCYDPCLSCSTHAAGQMPLHLELISPDGTVIKQIYRD; this is translated from the coding sequence ATGAGTAAAACTGTAGTTATAGATCCGATTACGCGGATCGAAGGTCACGCCAAAATCTCCGTCTTTCTCGATGATCAAGGAGAAGTCTCAGACGCTCGCTTTCACGTCGTAGAATATAGAGGCTTTGAAAAATTTTGTGAGGGGAGACCTTTTACAGAAATGGCGGGAATTACCGCTAGAATCTGTGGAATTTGTCCCGTTTCTCACCTCCTAGCAGCAGCTAAAACAGGAGATAAAATTCTCGCCGTCCAAATCCCTACAGCGGCTGTTAAATTACGCCGTTTAATGAATCTTGGACAAATTACCCAATCTCACGCACTCTCCTTTTTCCACCTCAGTAGTCCCGATTTTCTGTTGGGGTGGGATAGCGATCCAGCTAAACGCAATGTCTTCGGTTTAATCGCCGCTAACCCCGATTTAGCCCGCGCAGGTATCCGTTTACGTCAATTTGGACAAACCATTATTGAATTACTCGGCGCGCGCAAAATACACGCAGCTTGGACAGTACCTGGAGGAGTGAGATCGCCTCTCTCTCCTGAAAGTCGCGCCTGGATCGTAGAACGTCTCCCGGAATCTTTTGCTACCATTAATCTAGCCCTAGATTTATTTAAAAATCTCCTGGATGATTTTCAAACAGAGGTAGAAAACTTTGGTAAGTTTCCCTCACTATTCATGGGTTTAGTTAGTCCTACAGGTGAATGGGAACATTATGACGGTCACTTACGCTTTAGTGATAGTGAAGGAAATATCGTCGCCGATAACCTTAGTGAAGATAACTATCAAGACTTTATTGGTGAATCTGTAGAAAATTGGTCTTATCTGAAATTTCCCTACTATAAACCCTTGGGTTACCCCGACGGTATCTATCGCGTTGGACCTTTAGCTAGAATTAATGTCTGTTCAGGTTTTGGTACAGAAGCCGCCGACAGGGAATTACAAGAACTCCGCGATCGCGCAGGTGGAGTGGCTACCTCTTCTTTCTTCTATCATTACGCTCGTTTGGTAGAAATTCTCGGTTGTTTAGAACGTATCGCCCGCTTAATGGATGACCCTGATCTTCTCTCCCCTAGAGTTCGCGCTGTAGGAGGAGTTAATAATCTTAACGCGATCGGTGTTAGTGAAGCCCCCAGGGGTACTCTGTTCCATCATTATCAAGTTAATGACAATGGTTTAATCGAAAAAGTTAACCTGATTATCGCTACTGGTAATAATAATCTGGCTATGAATAAAACTATTACTCAAATAGCTAAACATTATATTCATGGTTCAGAAATTACCGAAGGGATGTTAAATCGTGTAGAAGCGGGTATTCGTTGTTACGATCCTTGCTTATCTTGTTCTACTCACGCAGCAGGACAAATGCCTCTACATCTAGAGTTAATTTCTCCTGATGGTACAGTCATCAAGCAGATTTATCGCGATTAA
- the hoxU gene encoding bidirectional hydrogenase complex protein HoxU → MSVKTLTINDTPVAVEAGATILEAAKQAGITIPTLCHLEGVSDVGACRLCLVEIKGINKLLPACVTEVAEGMEVNTETDKLREYRKMTVELLFSEGNHVCSVCVANGACELQDMAVTVGMDHSRFSYRFPDRPIDISHSSFAIDHNRCILCTRCVRVCAEIEGAHVWDVANRGEKCYVISGLDQPWGEVNSCTSCGKCVQACPTGAIFHKGETTGEKDSDPGLLDFLVTARKKQQWIR, encoded by the coding sequence ATGTCAGTTAAAACTCTTACGATCAATGATACTCCCGTCGCTGTCGAAGCAGGGGCTACCATTCTCGAAGCGGCTAAACAAGCAGGTATTACTATACCCACTCTCTGTCATCTCGAAGGAGTCTCAGACGTTGGGGCTTGTCGTCTTTGCTTAGTAGAAATCAAAGGGATTAATAAACTACTCCCTGCCTGTGTTACTGAAGTAGCCGAAGGCATGGAAGTAAACACAGAAACAGACAAACTGCGAGAATATCGCAAAATGACAGTAGAATTACTCTTTTCCGAAGGTAATCACGTCTGTTCCGTTTGTGTCGCCAATGGGGCTTGTGAATTGCAAGATATGGCAGTTACCGTAGGCATGGATCATTCCCGCTTCTCCTATCGCTTCCCCGATCGCCCCATAGACATCTCTCATTCGAGTTTTGCCATCGATCATAACCGTTGTATCCTCTGTACCCGTTGTGTACGCGTCTGCGCCGAAATAGAAGGAGCACACGTCTGGGATGTAGCTAATCGCGGTGAAAAATGTTATGTCATCTCAGGTTTAGACCAACCCTGGGGAGAAGTTAACTCCTGTACCTCTTGTGGGAAATGTGTGCAAGCTTGTCCCACAGGTGCTATCTTCCATAAAGGAGAAACCACAGGAGAAAAAGACAGCGATCCCGGTTTACTCGATTTCTTAGTCACAGCAAGGAAAAAACAACAATGGATAAGATAA